Proteins from a genomic interval of candidate division Zixibacteria bacterium HGW-Zixibacteria-1:
- a CDS encoding DNA methyltransferase yields the protein MTTDSPKQKDSFEQRIIAVLKKIPKGKVANYGLIAAAAGNPRGARQVVRILNSSSEKHKLPWHRVINREGKISLPPGRGYELQKALLEKEGIVFDSNDRINFERFLWLPK from the coding sequence ATGACGACCGACTCACCAAAACAAAAAGATTCTTTTGAACAAAGAATCATAGCCGTCCTGAAAAAAATCCCCAAAGGCAAGGTGGCCAACTACGGCCTGATTGCGGCCGCCGCCGGAAATCCGCGCGGCGCCCGGCAGGTGGTCCGGATCCTTAATTCGTCCTCAGAGAAACACAAACTTCCATGGCATCGGGTCATCAACCGTGAGGGCAAAATATCGCTGCCGCCGGGCCGGGGATATGAACTTCAGAAAGCACTTCTTGAAAAAGAGGGTATCGTTTTCGATTCCAATGATCGAATCAATTTTGAACGCTTTCTCTGGCTGCCCAAATGA